A region of Hydrogenimonas cancrithermarum DNA encodes the following proteins:
- a CDS encoding MBL fold metallo-hydrolase RNA specificity domain-containing protein, whose product MAFVQSFGAAEVVTGSCHLLKIKSGPRILVDCGMFQGNDEEEKNYEPFGFDPKKVDVLLITHAHLDHVGRIPKLVKEGFDGIIVATKPTFELAQVVLLDSAHLMEEEYRTRYRKAQRRGEEKKVPQPLYTTEDVEDVYLLTHIHAKYDKPLKIAKGVKVTFRNAGHILGSATVEISYKEEGEERKVVFSGDLGNKNDIVMPFIENVSRADTLFIESTYGDRNHKNIKDTIAEFKSAVRKTLLNRGNVIIPSFAIERTQEVLCVLKDMYRKRELPHCKVFVDSPMAIKATYLFSKFHRELGPKCNRFYQEDGDVFGFPYLRFTSDVEDSKKINEIERGAIIIAGSGMCTGGRILHHFKNRLWNERNCVIFVGFQAEGTLGRYIVDGAKWVRIYHEDIRIRAKIHTINGFSAHADQRELIEWMQGFKKLGKVCLVHGEREKEIVFRKEIKKRLGKKAHIVKPKEKIYL is encoded by the coding sequence ATGGCATTTGTTCAATCGTTTGGTGCGGCAGAAGTGGTGACGGGGTCGTGCCACCTTCTGAAGATAAAATCAGGCCCGAGGATTCTCGTTGACTGCGGCATGTTCCAGGGTAACGATGAGGAGGAGAAAAATTATGAGCCGTTCGGTTTCGATCCGAAAAAGGTGGATGTTCTCCTTATCACACATGCGCATCTCGATCATGTCGGGCGGATTCCGAAACTGGTAAAAGAGGGGTTCGACGGTATTATTGTTGCGACGAAACCGACCTTCGAGCTGGCACAGGTCGTATTGCTAGACAGTGCCCATCTGATGGAAGAGGAGTACCGTACCCGTTATAGAAAAGCGCAGCGGCGTGGTGAAGAGAAAAAGGTTCCACAACCGCTCTACACGACCGAAGATGTCGAAGATGTCTATCTTCTGACGCATATCCATGCAAAATATGACAAACCGCTCAAAATCGCCAAAGGCGTCAAAGTGACATTCCGCAACGCCGGTCATATTCTGGGCTCCGCCACCGTCGAGATCTCCTATAAAGAGGAGGGGGAAGAGAGAAAAGTGGTTTTCAGCGGCGATCTCGGCAATAAAAACGACATCGTTATGCCTTTTATCGAGAATGTATCGAGGGCGGACACTCTTTTCATCGAGTCGACATACGGCGACAGGAACCACAAAAACATCAAAGATACGATCGCCGAATTCAAGAGTGCCGTTAGGAAGACACTTCTCAACCGAGGGAATGTCATCATTCCCTCTTTCGCCATCGAACGGACGCAGGAAGTCCTCTGTGTTTTGAAAGATATGTATAGAAAACGGGAGTTGCCACACTGCAAAGTCTTCGTCGATTCTCCGATGGCGATCAAAGCGACATACCTGTTTTCGAAATTTCACCGTGAACTCGGCCCGAAATGCAACAGGTTCTACCAAGAGGATGGCGATGTCTTCGGATTCCCATATCTTCGTTTCACCAGCGATGTGGAAGACTCCAAGAAGATCAACGAGATCGAAAGGGGAGCCATCATCATCGCCGGGAGCGGTATGTGCACCGGTGGGCGTATTCTGCACCATTTCAAAAACAGGCTCTGGAACGAGCGTAACTGTGTCATTTTCGTCGGTTTCCAGGCGGAAGGGACACTCGGCCGTTATATCGTCGACGGTGCGAAGTGGGTGAGAATCTACCATGAAGACATTCGCATTCGGGCGAAGATCCATACGATCAATGGTTTTTCGGCACATGCCGACCAGCGCGAACTGATCGAATGGATGCAAGGATTCAAAAAGCTCGGTAAGGTGTGTCTGGTGCACGGTGAGCGTGAAAAGGAGATCGTTTTCAGAAAAGAGATTAAAAAACGTCTCGGTAAAAAGGCCCACATCGTCAAACCGAAAGAGAAGATCTATCTGTAG
- the pgm gene encoding phosphoglucomutase (alpha-D-glucose-1,6-bisphosphate-dependent), which yields MIDPLAGKPVPKERLTDIPALISAYYVLKPDVSVPGQRVAFGTSGHRGCALTKSFNEAHVLAITQAVCEYRKEMGYTGPLYIGIDTHALSIPAQMSAVSVCAANEVHVCIAKNGEFTPTPLVSFAILEHNGKRSEKADGIVITPSHNPPADGGFKYNPPNGGPADTDVTAMIEKRANEILENGLKDVRSIDYEYALTTPFVEMYDFITPYVEALGEIIDIDAIKTSGLKLAADPLGGSALGVYKKIKAHYGLDMEIVNPYVDPTFSFMTLDHDGKIRMDCSSPYAMASLVGLKEKYDLAFGNDTDADRHGIVTPVGGLMNPNHYLSVAIWYLFKRRAWKQELKIGKTLVSSSMIDRVAESLGKDVYEVPVGFKWFVDGLYEGWLGFGGEESAGASFLRFDGSVWSTDKDGIIMNLLAAEIKAKTGRDPVEIYADFEKTFGKAFYARIDAPATPEQKAKLKNLSPEEITTQTLAGETIKSIYTRAPGNGAPIGGLKIVTENGWVAMRPSGTEDIYKIYAESFLSAEHLKAIQDAAQKIVADLFASK from the coding sequence ATGATCGATCCCCTTGCGGGAAAACCCGTTCCCAAAGAGAGGCTTACCGATATACCGGCGCTGATCAGCGCCTACTATGTACTCAAGCCCGATGTTTCCGTCCCGGGCCAAAGGGTGGCGTTCGGCACCTCCGGCCATCGGGGCTGTGCATTGACAAAGAGTTTCAACGAAGCACACGTACTCGCCATCACGCAGGCGGTTTGCGAATATAGAAAAGAGATGGGCTACACCGGCCCTCTCTATATCGGGATAGATACGCATGCACTTTCGATACCCGCACAGATGAGTGCCGTTTCCGTTTGCGCGGCCAACGAAGTGCATGTTTGTATTGCCAAAAACGGCGAATTCACACCGACACCGCTTGTTTCGTTCGCGATTTTGGAGCACAACGGAAAGCGTAGTGAGAAAGCCGACGGTATCGTCATCACACCGTCACACAATCCCCCTGCAGATGGGGGGTTCAAATACAACCCTCCAAATGGCGGACCTGCAGATACGGACGTTACGGCCATGATAGAAAAACGGGCCAACGAAATTCTCGAGAATGGTTTAAAGGATGTCCGCAGTATCGATTACGAATATGCACTTACGACACCTTTTGTCGAAATGTACGACTTCATCACCCCCTATGTCGAAGCGCTTGGCGAGATCATCGACATCGATGCCATCAAAACTTCCGGTCTCAAACTGGCGGCCGATCCTCTCGGAGGTTCCGCACTCGGTGTTTATAAGAAGATCAAAGCGCATTACGGGCTGGATATGGAGATCGTCAATCCCTATGTCGACCCCACTTTCTCTTTCATGACGCTCGATCATGACGGCAAGATCCGTATGGACTGCTCTTCACCCTATGCGATGGCTTCGCTCGTCGGGCTCAAAGAGAAATACGACCTCGCATTCGGCAACGACACCGATGCCGACCGGCATGGCATCGTGACACCTGTGGGAGGGTTGATGAATCCAAACCACTACCTCAGTGTCGCGATCTGGTATCTTTTCAAACGGAGGGCATGGAAACAGGAACTGAAAATCGGTAAGACACTGGTCAGCAGTTCGATGATCGACCGTGTCGCCGAAAGTCTCGGGAAAGATGTTTACGAGGTACCTGTCGGTTTCAAATGGTTCGTCGATGGACTCTACGAGGGATGGCTGGGGTTCGGCGGAGAAGAGAGTGCGGGTGCATCGTTCCTTCGATTCGACGGTTCGGTCTGGTCTACGGACAAGGACGGTATCATCATGAATCTTCTTGCCGCCGAGATCAAGGCCAAAACGGGACGCGATCCGGTCGAGATCTATGCCGATTTCGAAAAAACGTTCGGAAAAGCCTTCTATGCACGAATCGATGCGCCCGCAACGCCCGAGCAGAAGGCGAAACTGAAAAATCTATCGCCCGAAGAGATTACGACACAGACACTGGCTGGCGAAACGATCAAGAGTATCTACACGCGTGCACCGGGCAATGGCGCACCGATCGGCGGGCTCAAGATCGTAACGGAAAACGGCTGGGTGGCGATGCGCCCTTCCGGAACGGAGGATATCTACAAGATCTATGCGGAGAGTTTCCTCTCTGCCGAACATCTCAAAGCGATACAGGATGCCGCA
- a CDS encoding M90 family metallopeptidase, whose product MTYYLFLAQFILGLTAIFLTWQAVGYFRRMWLWKKVRAMPMPERYRTVLEKIPHYRALPSELKERLRPKMLFFIETKEFVGVKTEVTDEMRALIAFYACMMVVNIPQECYDQLVTILIYPSEVVLEEVDDDGGIYAQRRLILEGESVADTVVIAWHDAKREAYHPSSHNVIVHEMAHLLDFEDGFSDGVPPLEPPKYRRWVQVLSRRFSALRERASKNRNWGDYRLFGAYAATNEAEFFAVATERFFQKPKSLKTHFPDIYGTLQSFYRLDPAEIFKNIND is encoded by the coding sequence GTGACCTACTATCTCTTTCTCGCCCAGTTCATTCTGGGGCTGACAGCCATCTTCCTGACATGGCAGGCGGTCGGTTATTTTCGGCGTATGTGGCTTTGGAAAAAGGTTCGGGCGATGCCGATGCCGGAACGCTACCGCACGGTTTTGGAGAAGATACCCCATTACAGGGCGCTTCCTTCCGAGTTGAAGGAGAGGCTCCGGCCCAAAATGCTTTTTTTCATCGAAACGAAGGAGTTCGTCGGTGTCAAAACGGAGGTGACCGATGAGATGAGGGCGCTCATCGCCTTTTATGCGTGTATGATGGTTGTGAACATTCCGCAAGAGTGTTACGACCAGCTGGTTACCATTCTTATCTATCCCTCTGAGGTAGTTTTGGAAGAGGTGGATGACGATGGCGGCATCTACGCCCAAAGACGGCTGATTCTCGAGGGAGAGTCGGTCGCGGATACGGTCGTTATCGCCTGGCACGATGCGAAGCGCGAAGCCTACCATCCGAGCTCTCACAACGTCATCGTTCACGAGATGGCACATCTTCTCGACTTCGAAGATGGTTTTTCCGACGGGGTTCCACCGCTGGAGCCTCCGAAGTATCGCAGGTGGGTGCAGGTACTTTCTCGCCGCTTCAGTGCCCTTCGGGAAAGGGCGTCGAAAAACCGAAACTGGGGTGATTACAGGCTTTTCGGTGCGTATGCCGCGACGAACGAGGCTGAGTTTTTTGCTGTCGCTACCGAACGCTTCTTTCAAAAACCGAAATCGCTGAAAACACATTTTCCCGATATTTACGGAACGCTACAATCGTTTTACAGGCTCGATCCGGCGGAAATTTTCAAAAACATTAATGATTGA
- the mgtE gene encoding magnesium transporter, translating to MQRNIDELCIEIERRIKLFQEGMDENAHAYEIAELLEEVREQSKPRFIELLKSFPEDLKADVLAELSKSAQEDALEAIDAKELAEIIEEMDTDDAADIVQQIEEIDEVKAGEVLDEIDEEESKVIRELISYDEDEAGAYMQTELFKAYIDETIGESIKRLKEIKKVSGLDNAYHVFIVDNKDRFLGMMPMEDLVLHGPNEIYRNIIDREGALTVSIRPQDPIDKVIELAGNYNMNVIPVVDEWGILLGRITADDIYDLMEKQATDQIYGMAGVQEESEESENIIKAGKTRAFWLGINLVTAIAASVVIGFFDSTIQSIVALAVLMPIVASMGGNAGTQSLTVTVRQLALGDIDPTEAKRVITKEVLLSLGNGLIYAVVMGLIAYTWFDMPMLGVVIGLSMVINLIAAGFFGAMIPLVLKGLGIDPAVGSSVLLTTVTDVVGFFSFLGLATLILL from the coding sequence ATGCAAAGAAATATCGACGAACTCTGCATAGAGATCGAACGCCGAATCAAACTTTTCCAAGAAGGCATGGACGAAAACGCGCATGCCTATGAAATCGCCGAACTTCTCGAAGAGGTGCGGGAGCAGAGCAAACCGCGCTTTATCGAGCTCCTCAAATCGTTCCCCGAAGACCTGAAAGCCGACGTACTCGCCGAACTTTCGAAGAGTGCACAGGAAGACGCTCTCGAAGCGATCGATGCCAAAGAGCTCGCCGAGATCATCGAGGAGATGGACACCGACGACGCTGCCGATATCGTCCAGCAGATCGAAGAGATCGACGAAGTCAAAGCCGGCGAAGTACTCGATGAAATCGACGAAGAGGAGAGCAAAGTCATCCGTGAACTCATCAGTTACGATGAGGACGAAGCGGGTGCCTATATGCAAACGGAGCTCTTCAAGGCCTACATCGACGAGACGATCGGCGAGTCGATCAAACGTCTCAAAGAGATAAAAAAGGTTTCGGGACTCGACAACGCCTATCACGTCTTCATCGTCGACAACAAGGACCGTTTTCTCGGAATGATGCCGATGGAGGATCTCGTCTTGCACGGGCCCAACGAAATCTACCGCAACATCATCGACAGAGAAGGTGCACTGACGGTCTCGATACGCCCACAAGATCCCATCGACAAAGTGATCGAACTGGCCGGTAACTACAACATGAACGTCATCCCCGTCGTCGACGAGTGGGGAATACTGCTTGGACGAATCACCGCCGACGACATCTACGACCTGATGGAGAAACAGGCGACAGACCAGATCTACGGCATGGCGGGCGTCCAGGAGGAGTCGGAAGAGAGCGAAAACATCATCAAAGCGGGAAAGACGCGGGCATTCTGGCTGGGAATCAACCTCGTCACCGCCATCGCCGCTTCTGTCGTCATCGGATTTTTCGATTCGACCATCCAGTCGATCGTGGCACTTGCGGTCTTGATGCCGATCGTCGCGTCGATGGGAGGCAATGCCGGCACCCAGTCTCTAACGGTTACGGTGCGCCAACTCGCGCTCGGCGACATCGACCCCACGGAGGCGAAACGGGTCATCACCAAAGAGGTTTTGCTCTCTTTGGGTAACGGCCTCATCTACGCCGTCGTCATGGGGCTCATCGCCTATACATGGTTCGACATGCCGATGCTTGGCGTCGTGATCGGCCTCTCGATGGTCATCAACCTGATAGCTGCCGGTTTCTTCGGTGCGATGATTCCGCTGGTACTCAAAGGGCTCGGCATCGACCCTGCCGTCGGATCTTCCGTCCTTCTTACGACCGTCACCGATGTGGTGGGCTTTTTCAGTTTCCTCGGCCTCGCGACGCTGATTCTGCTTTAA
- a CDS encoding OmpA family protein, which translates to MKKFGYLVLGVMTAGSLMASEYKYSVTPMVGGESSLSKKFLDNGLSLGARIGYNMDKRQSVELGYDYLGGVDYKDIGGDTNVHQMTANYLYHFEDEGEKLRPYLLAGLGAEDFTDNRGGLKDGGIANFGGGLKYLLTETMGLRLEVRDIVRFHDGGHTLAYTAGLDFALGKIEKAAPSPAPAAPMAAAAVAPLTSLDSDGDGVLDSRDKCPNTPSGTIVDGNGCALDSDGDGVADNFDRCPGSKTNQVDETGCPLDSDNDGVPDYLDQCPNTPAGFNVDERGCTVGITLHIDFPTNSSKIPAEFMPNIEKLVDYMKKHSDSKVILEGHTDSVGSAAYNLQLSKRRAEAVKEALVAHGIDASRITVKAFGESKPVASNDTPQGRAQNRRVEALILPSRR; encoded by the coding sequence ATGAAAAAATTTGGTTATTTGGTACTGGGTGTCATGACGGCTGGGTCGTTGATGGCTTCCGAATATAAATATTCCGTAACACCGATGGTCGGGGGCGAATCGAGCCTCAGCAAAAAGTTTCTCGACAACGGGCTGAGCCTGGGTGCCAGAATCGGGTACAACATGGACAAACGTCAGAGTGTCGAATTGGGATACGACTATCTCGGAGGTGTCGACTACAAAGATATAGGCGGCGACACGAACGTCCACCAGATGACCGCCAACTATCTCTACCACTTCGAGGATGAAGGAGAGAAATTACGTCCCTACCTTCTTGCAGGTCTCGGTGCCGAAGATTTCACCGACAACAGAGGCGGTCTCAAAGATGGGGGTATCGCCAATTTCGGTGGTGGTCTCAAATACCTTCTCACCGAAACGATGGGACTTCGCCTGGAAGTTCGTGATATCGTTCGATTCCATGACGGAGGCCATACGCTCGCCTACACGGCTGGACTCGATTTCGCACTCGGAAAAATCGAAAAGGCGGCACCCTCTCCTGCGCCGGCCGCCCCTATGGCTGCCGCGGCAGTTGCACCCCTTACCTCCCTCGATAGCGACGGGGACGGTGTGCTCGACTCCCGAGACAAATGTCCCAATACACCTTCGGGTACGATTGTGGATGGAAACGGGTGCGCCCTCGACAGCGATGGTGATGGCGTCGCCGACAACTTCGATCGATGTCCCGGCAGCAAAACCAACCAGGTCGATGAAACGGGATGCCCTCTCGACAGCGACAATGACGGTGTTCCCGATTATCTCGACCAATGCCCCAATACACCGGCCGGATTCAATGTCGATGAAAGAGGCTGCACCGTAGGCATTACGCTGCATATCGACTTCCCGACAAATTCTTCGAAAATCCCGGCTGAATTCATGCCGAATATCGAGAAACTTGTCGACTATATGAAAAAACATTCCGACAGCAAGGTCATTCTGGAGGGCCATACCGACAGCGTCGGATCGGCTGCATACAATCTCCAGCTTTCGAAAAGACGCGCCGAAGCGGTCAAAGAGGCACTCGTAGCTCATGGTATCGACGCTTCCCGTATCACGGTAAAAGCTTTCGGAGAGTCGAAACCTGTGGCATCGAACGATACACCCCAAGGACGTGCACAGAACCGACGCGTCGAGGCGCTCATCCTTCCTTCGAGACGCTGA
- a CDS encoding restriction endonuclease subunit S domain-containing protein, which produces MKEFLKKMTEWVLDKEEEAAKHCKIDLDDLQRQIDFIVRKRDDLKRECEENLQELEHILKRLETIKARESICKRD; this is translated from the coding sequence ATGAAAGAGTTTTTGAAAAAGATGACGGAGTGGGTGCTCGACAAAGAGGAGGAGGCGGCGAAACATTGCAAGATCGATCTCGACGATCTTCAGCGACAGATCGATTTCATCGTACGAAAAAGGGACGATCTGAAAAGAGAGTGTGAAGAGAACCTTCAGGAACTCGAACATATCCTAAAGCGACTCGAAACGATCAAGGCGAGAGAGTCTATCTGCAAGCGTGATTGA
- a CDS encoding Na/Pi cotransporter family protein, with translation MEQLKLFIEAFSGLGLFLFGMIYLETQIKASAGRAFKRWVRYMTDTHAKSLLAGLGATAILQSSSVVTLMALSLIGAGLMNLESAISVIFGANIGTTVTAWIVGLVGFKMDIRILSYAFVGIGGLGSVLLEDGSRWRSTLNAMVGFGLIFMGLEGMKESFSGFAESFDLGEYRFESLYWYALIGFGVTAVIQSSSASIAIIQSALFAHIVGFEAAAAFVVGSNVGTTVTAMLGAIGGSPDKKRTALAHFLFNVSTGIVALAALKPLILLVDMVLPAADAVIRIALLHTIFNILGVLLWYPFIGLLAKWLKRFFKREKEHVTHYIHDVSTDLPDVAIDALVKEIAHLVDEVQNFALFAINIPPEKALKEGVPVDKLLDTFDENMQLSYHRLYAHIRRIEGEVFRFITELSRQQMDEMLKQKLDKAARTTTYLATAAKAIKDMLHDLDRWYDGESNEEQAFLRNLRYQILKSVQAFHKAYDGDEKAYEEMENFYKRIAESYRNSLELIADIAKNRAIASEMTTIAINDLHLSKSFSKSLRNVLKELQVLKGAVS, from the coding sequence ATGGAGCAGCTCAAACTCTTTATCGAAGCTTTTTCGGGGCTTGGACTCTTTCTCTTCGGTATGATCTATCTCGAAACGCAGATCAAAGCTTCCGCCGGCCGTGCTTTCAAGCGCTGGGTCCGTTATATGACAGATACGCACGCCAAGAGCCTTTTGGCGGGTTTGGGTGCGACGGCAATACTCCAAAGCTCGTCGGTCGTGACGTTGATGGCCCTCTCTCTTATCGGTGCGGGCCTGATGAATCTCGAAAGCGCGATCTCCGTCATTTTCGGCGCCAACATCGGTACCACGGTGACAGCCTGGATCGTCGGACTCGTCGGCTTCAAGATGGACATCAGGATCTTGTCCTATGCATTCGTCGGTATCGGCGGGCTGGGAAGCGTACTGCTGGAAGATGGCAGTAGATGGAGAAGTACGCTCAACGCGATGGTTGGCTTTGGCCTGATCTTTATGGGGCTGGAGGGAATGAAAGAGAGCTTTTCCGGCTTCGCGGAGAGCTTCGACCTGGGAGAGTATCGGTTTGAAAGTCTCTACTGGTATGCGTTGATCGGATTTGGCGTTACCGCTGTGATCCAGTCGAGTTCCGCATCGATCGCGATCATTCAGAGCGCGCTTTTCGCTCATATCGTCGGCTTCGAAGCGGCCGCTGCTTTCGTCGTGGGATCGAATGTGGGAACGACAGTGACGGCGATGCTGGGGGCTATCGGCGGGTCGCCGGATAAAAAACGAACGGCGTTGGCCCACTTTCTCTTCAATGTCTCCACCGGCATCGTAGCGCTTGCCGCCTTGAAACCGCTGATCCTGCTGGTCGATATGGTGCTGCCGGCGGCGGATGCCGTAATACGCATCGCACTTTTGCATACCATCTTCAATATTCTTGGCGTTCTTCTCTGGTACCCTTTCATCGGTCTCCTCGCCAAATGGCTGAAACGTTTCTTCAAACGCGAAAAGGAGCATGTGACACACTACATCCACGATGTCTCGACGGACCTACCGGATGTCGCGATCGATGCACTCGTCAAAGAGATCGCACATCTTGTGGACGAAGTGCAGAATTTCGCCCTTTTCGCCATCAATATCCCTCCTGAAAAAGCGTTGAAAGAGGGTGTTCCCGTCGACAAACTTCTGGATACGTTCGATGAGAACATGCAACTCTCTTACCATCGCCTCTATGCCCATATTCGGCGCATCGAAGGGGAAGTTTTCCGATTCATCACCGAGCTCTCCAGGCAGCAGATGGACGAGATGCTTAAGCAGAAGCTCGACAAGGCTGCCCGTACGACGACCTATCTGGCCACTGCCGCCAAGGCGATCAAAGATATGCTGCACGATCTTGACCGATGGTACGATGGGGAGAGCAACGAAGAACAGGCTTTTCTGCGCAATTTGCGCTATCAGATTCTAAAGAGTGTACAGGCTTTTCACAAAGCATACGATGGTGACGAAAAGGCGTATGAAGAGATGGAAAATTTCTACAAACGGATTGCGGAGTCCTATCGAAACAGTCTCGAGCTCATTGCCGATATCGCAAAAAACCGTGCGATCGCCTCGGAGATGACGACGATCGCGATCAACGATCTGCATCTGAGCAAAAGTTTTTCGAAATCGCTGCGAAACGTTTTGAAAGAGCTTCAAGTACTCAAAGGAGCTGTCTCTTAG
- a CDS encoding magnesium transporter CorA family protein: protein MYIFSDRLYRKNEIKLRDDKKQIVFTTIDNHEIIEWLETHNFPESFIEDITNEDQSVAYEENDTFKLAIFKYFQKDPEDELLYHAENIVIIITVNKFIFLARDEKIVKSVVNHLYKRYKPNDSLEYIMYSVIDVLVDQTMSIVDKIDNRLEEIEDRIFDETLDEQEVQKNLYFSRRSLNRIGKVSVQHNDTVNKIINHLPVTVREKLRYEFIDLKEHLSFLINESKTYLDRTGYLQTLLMGFLSNRMNQAMQRLAAISLIFLPLTFIVGNYGMNFRYMPELDWKYGYLLVWGLNLGIAYLIFKWLKKKKWI, encoded by the coding sequence ATGTACATCTTTTCCGACCGCCTCTATAGAAAAAACGAGATCAAACTCCGGGACGACAAAAAACAGATCGTCTTTACCACGATCGACAACCACGAGATCATCGAATGGCTCGAAACGCACAATTTCCCGGAGAGTTTCATCGAAGACATCACAAACGAAGACCAGAGTGTCGCCTATGAAGAGAACGACACGTTCAAACTCGCCATCTTCAAATATTTCCAGAAAGATCCCGAAGATGAGCTGCTTTACCATGCGGAAAACATCGTCATCATCATCACCGTCAACAAATTCATCTTTCTCGCGCGCGACGAAAAGATCGTCAAGAGCGTCGTCAACCATCTCTATAAACGCTACAAGCCCAACGACTCACTCGAATACATCATGTATTCCGTTATCGATGTGCTGGTCGATCAGACGATGAGTATCGTCGATAAAATCGACAATCGCCTCGAAGAGATCGAAGACAGGATTTTCGACGAGACGCTCGACGAGCAGGAAGTTCAGAAAAACCTCTACTTTTCACGCCGCTCGCTCAACCGCATCGGAAAAGTCTCGGTCCAGCATAACGATACGGTCAACAAAATCATCAACCACCTCCCCGTAACGGTTCGAGAAAAACTCCGTTATGAATTCATCGACCTCAAGGAGCATCTCTCCTTTCTGATCAACGAATCGAAAACCTACCTCGACCGCACCGGCTATCTCCAGACACTTCTAATGGGATTTCTGAGCAACCGGATGAACCAGGCGATGCAGCGGCTTGCCGCCATCTCGCTCATCTTTCTCCCGCTGACCTTCATCGTCGGAAACTACGGTATGAATTTCAGATACATGCCTGAACTCGACTGGAAATATGGTTATCTACTGGTTTGGGGGCTCAATCTCGGTATCGCCTATCTTATTTTCAAATGGCTCAAAAAGAAGAAATGGATTTGA
- a CDS encoding EI24 domain-containing protein, whose protein sequence is MKRVNSYFLRSIKDILRWDILRLALAVGLPLMALWIWIGWIFWTPSVAITSQIISWIPFSIVKANGALFIVFFIWLIAVLVSFAAITALLGLPLLRKLGEKTYYIYTFSTLLLLSAGWALSILLNWHYINEEMQIFLTLLPFQTVADLISWLLAFYIFYNAFILTLFLVISYFRRPFLEAIKELDYPDVVTEKGKIGKAHHISVIRDSILFVLFSIIAFPVLFIPIANVFIQLFLWAWLYRESYFLSACSLYCNEEDYRHLREHRYTIWSIAVFASLLNFLPIINIFAPFFGQIMFFHWIMEHKSGQNKQTEGVAS, encoded by the coding sequence ATGAAGAGAGTCAACAGCTATTTTTTACGGAGTATAAAAGATATATTGCGGTGGGATATTCTCCGGCTTGCGCTGGCGGTCGGTCTTCCGCTTATGGCATTGTGGATATGGATCGGCTGGATATTTTGGACCCCCTCCGTGGCCATTACATCACAGATTATAAGCTGGATCCCTTTTTCGATCGTCAAAGCGAACGGTGCACTTTTCATCGTCTTTTTTATCTGGTTGATCGCGGTTCTGGTCTCGTTCGCGGCGATTACGGCACTGCTTGGCCTGCCGCTTTTGAGAAAGCTCGGAGAAAAGACCTACTACATCTACACATTTTCGACACTTTTGCTGCTTTCGGCCGGCTGGGCCCTTTCGATTTTGTTGAATTGGCACTATATCAACGAAGAGATGCAGATATTTCTGACACTGCTCCCTTTTCAGACCGTTGCCGACCTCATCTCGTGGCTACTCGCCTTTTACATCTTTTACAACGCTTTTATTTTGACGCTCTTTCTGGTCATATCCTACTTCAGGCGCCCGTTTCTGGAGGCGATCAAGGAACTCGACTATCCGGATGTGGTGACGGAAAAAGGCAAAATAGGCAAAGCACACCATATCAGCGTGATTCGTGACAGCATCCTTTTTGTCCTCTTCTCCATCATCGCATTTCCGGTTCTCTTCATTCCCATTGCCAATGTCTTCATACAGCTTTTCCTGTGGGCATGGCTCTATAGAGAGTCCTATTTTCTGAGTGCATGCAGCCTCTACTGCAATGAAGAGGATTATCGGCACCTTCGGGAGCATCGCTATACGATCTGGAGTATCGCCGTCTTCGCGTCGCTTCTCAATTTCCTTCCGATCATCAATATTTTCGCGCCCTTTTTCGGGCAGATCATGTTCTTCCATTGGATCATGGAGCACAAGAGCGGCCAAAACAAACAAACAGAAGGAGTGGCATCATGA